From a region of the Rouxiella sp. S1S-2 genome:
- a CDS encoding glycoside hydrolase family 1 protein: MIFQTLEGFPKDFLWGASTSAYQVEGAWNEDGKSPSVVDMLIHPEETADFTVASDHYHRFREDVALFAELGLKAYRFSVAWTRILPAGTGEVNQAGLAFYQQLIDELLLHGIEPVVTLYHFDLPYVLEQKGGWANRETIDAFVEYADVLFTAFGSKIKYWLTINEQNTLILHPGAIGLPKGGELPPKKVLYQQNHHMMVAQARVMARCHQRCPAGKIGPAINTTSMYQETCHPLDALAAHNWETLRCWSFLDVAVHGRYNALAWRYLEDRDLAPVMEPEDALLLLQGKPDYVAINYYSTATLAASRGDASDISARAGDQQIMLGEPGVYRAAENPFVAKTQYGWVIDPVGLRLTLRKTCERYHLPILITENGIGAPDTLLPDGSINDDYRIEFMRQHVEQMQLAINDGVELLGYCPWAAIDVVSTHQGYAKRYGFIYVNRGEKDLMDLRRIRKNSFGWYQRLIASNGVHR, encoded by the coding sequence ATGATTTTTCAGACACTGGAAGGGTTTCCAAAAGATTTTTTGTGGGGCGCGTCGACGTCGGCTTATCAGGTAGAAGGGGCATGGAATGAAGACGGTAAAAGTCCGTCGGTTGTTGACATGCTGATTCATCCTGAAGAGACCGCCGATTTTACTGTTGCCAGCGATCACTACCACCGTTTTCGCGAAGACGTTGCTCTCTTCGCTGAACTGGGCCTGAAGGCCTACCGTTTCTCGGTTGCCTGGACGCGTATCCTGCCGGCGGGCACCGGCGAGGTAAATCAGGCTGGGCTGGCATTTTATCAGCAACTGATTGACGAGTTACTGCTCCACGGTATTGAGCCGGTGGTGACGCTCTATCATTTCGATCTGCCGTACGTGCTCGAACAAAAAGGAGGATGGGCGAACAGAGAGACGATCGATGCGTTTGTGGAATACGCCGACGTTTTATTCACCGCCTTTGGTAGCAAAATAAAATACTGGCTGACCATCAATGAACAAAATACGCTGATTCTGCACCCAGGCGCGATCGGGTTGCCTAAGGGGGGCGAGTTACCGCCGAAGAAGGTGTTGTACCAGCAAAATCATCATATGATGGTGGCGCAAGCCAGAGTGATGGCGCGTTGTCATCAGCGCTGTCCTGCGGGGAAAATCGGCCCGGCCATTAACACAACGTCGATGTATCAGGAAACCTGCCATCCGCTGGATGCCCTCGCTGCCCATAACTGGGAAACCCTGCGTTGCTGGAGTTTTCTTGATGTCGCGGTTCATGGTCGTTACAACGCGCTTGCATGGCGCTATCTCGAAGATCGCGATTTGGCGCCGGTGATGGAACCCGAGGACGCATTGCTCCTTTTGCAAGGGAAGCCGGATTATGTGGCGATCAACTACTATTCAACGGCGACCCTCGCCGCCAGCCGCGGTGATGCTTCAGACATCAGCGCGCGGGCGGGCGACCAACAAATTATGCTGGGAGAACCGGGCGTCTATCGCGCCGCAGAAAATCCGTTTGTGGCTAAAACGCAGTATGGCTGGGTGATCGATCCCGTGGGGCTGCGTCTGACATTGCGCAAAACCTGCGAGCGCTATCACCTGCCTATTTTGATTACGGAAAATGGCATTGGCGCACCGGATACCTTGCTGCCGGATGGGTCAATCAATGATGATTACCGCATTGAATTTATGCGTCAGCATGTTGAGCAGATGCAGCTTGCGATCAACGATGGTGTTGAGCTTCTTGGATATTGCCCGTGGGCCGCTATCGATGTAGTCAGTACGCATCAGGGCTACGCCAAGCGTTACGGATTTATCTACGTGAACCGGGGTGAAAAGGACTTGATGGA